The DNA region CTCTCCCGAAGTCACGGTTTCCAGGTTTTCTGGCTGAGTCAGCCTTGAAATAACAGTGTTAAGCCATTGCCCATTTGTAACCTCAACAGCCTGGGCTTTATTTTCAAGACCTAGCATTTCAGCCGGATTCAGTTGTAGTCTCATGGCTTCAAGCAAGGTCATATCATTCCTGCCGATAAGCTTCCGGGCCTGTTCATAGGCCAGAAGGGCTTCTTTGAGTTTTTCGTGATTTATTTCCACCCATTTGCCTTTAATAAAAGCCAATCCTTCTGTCTCTGCCAATAATTTTTTTAACTCGTCTATGGTTAATTTCTCGTCTCCGACCGAAATCTGTGCGTCAAAATCCAAAAGGGCGTCAAATCCTAGGAGGGAAGGAGGCTTTGTGCCAATATTTACGGTCAGCTTTATGGAATTCGATTTGTTCTTCCACCAGTTGGGAATCCTGCAAAGTATACCCGACTCTTCATACAAGGGTATTTCCTTAAGAAATGTATATGCTTCATCGGAGGTAAGTCCGATGGGATGAAATATATCTCCGGAGTCTTGCAGCTCGCGGACGAATGTGCTTTTTGCAGCGGCTTTGCTTACTGTGGATAAAAGCTCCAGTAATTTTTTATGGTCATCCCTGTATTCAATAAGGGCATTTTTTAGCGGCAGGTGCTTTGACCTTCCATCGGATGAAACCTTAGATGAATAGGTAGCCATAAAAGCAAAAGGGTAATCGTCCTTTTTGTTCTCAACGAGATGGAAAAATACCCGCCCCATCACATGCACGATGGGATTCAGGGAAGCAAAATACTCAGCCACGCTCCCCCGGTAATCGCGTATCTCTTCTCTGAACACTTCAAGCAGCTTTTCCCAGATATTATCGATCCATTGACTGTCAAGGTATTTCAGCCCGTTCATAAATGGTGCCGCATTTATAATATTTTGATTTTCTTCTTCGGGTTCGACGGTGGTCTTTTCCCTTAAAAATTCTATATCAGGCTGCCTTGAGAGGGATCTTATAAATGCATCGGATATGTTTTTAAGAAATTGCAACGAATCGGATACCGGAGCCGGAATTTGCCTGAAACCAAGGCTGAAAAGAGCCTTATACGGATTCTCCCTCCATTGTTCAAATAGTTGATTTTGAATAGAGTACTGTACATCCTCCAAGGGTTCCTGCGTCTCCTGCCAGTCAAGGCGGAAGCCGTCATGCAGTATTATAACAACAATTTCTTTATTTGTACCTGTCATAATTCCTCCTGATGAGCTTCCACAAAAATGTCGGGTATTCAGCTGTATTGGAGCGTATTGTGATTTTGATATTCTTTTTCATCGCCATAGGTTTTATGCCCTTCACTTTTTATGTATAGGGTTTATCTTCACAATGAAGTGCCTCGCTTGAGTCACTCTTGATCAGCTAAGCAATGCCGACGGGCTTTCATGCACTAACCCAATTTTCTAGTCCAAGACCCTCAATTCGCTCAAATTCACGGCCATTATTAGTGACAATGATAAGTCCTTTGGCCTTTGCGTGCGCTGCAATCAGCATATCCATAACTCCAATCGGAGTTCCTTGCCGCCGTAACGTTGCGCAAATTTTCCCGTATTCTGCGGCCGCTTCATCATCAAATGGCAAGATGTCCACAATGGACAGAAATTGATTTAGCGCAAGCGCATTTTTTCCCGGGTAAGCGCTTGCTTCAACGCCATTTATGAGTTCTGCAAGAGTAATTGCAGAAATGGCAACGCCGTCGCCCATGTTCGAATGGAGATTCATGAGCACATTTTCTGGTTTTTTCTTTATGAGATACACACAAATATTTGTATCAAGCATGTATTTCATAACGTCTCCCTCGGCGCTTGAACACCCTGATTACGTCCGTCTGCCAAGAAATCATCGGTAAAGCTGTTAAGACCGTTAAGAAAGGTTTCCCATGCACGCTCTTTTGGAAACAACATAACAGTATTACCCACTTTTTGAATATATACTTCGTTACCTGAAAAACGGTATTCTTTAGGCAACCGAACAGCCTGGCTCTGACCATTGACAAATAATTTTGCAGTTTCCATTTCTAATCACCTCACTTATAGTATATATTTAAGTATATACCATTGTCAAGGCTTTATTAATGTTTATTATTTGCGAAGTTCTAAACCATTTATTACTTAATGCATATCAATTAAAGTTTCAATACTTAATGATAGAAGATTCGAAACGTTGAAATTCGGAGCCAGAAATAAAAACTTGAATAATGTATTGCTAAACGTTATACAATAGAATATAATATTTAAAAGGAAAGGTGGTGTTATTATGGCTGCTAAAACAGCAAATGTCCTTGCTCGTGTCGAGCCAGAAATAAAGGAAAAAGCGGAAGCGATCATGTCAAAACTGGGGATTCCGGCTTCCGTTGTTATCAATATGCTCTACAAGCAAATTGTTATGACCAAAAGCATCCCGTTTTCCCTGTCGCTTCCCGCCGCTCCAATGGCACGGGATGAAATGGATGCCGATACGTTCAATACAATCATGCAGAATGGTTTGGATGAAGCAAAAGCCGACCATTCTCGTCCAGTTTCTGAGGTGTTCGCTGATTTAAGACGAGGATTATAGCTTATGGCAGACAATACGTATACGGTTAAAATCACTACACAGGCGGAGGAACAACTGCAGGAAATCGTAGATTACGTCGCTTCCGAGCTAAAAGCGCCGAAAGCCGCTTTGCGTCTGCTCAATGAAATGGAACGCTCGATTTCGTCGCTTTCACAGTTTCCGCAGCGGGTTGCGTTGACAGAGGAAGAACCGTGGCGCACCTGCGGCGTTCGCAAAATGCCTGTGAAAAACTTTCTTATTTTTTTCTGGATTGACGAAGAAAATAGTAAAGTGCAGGTTACCGCCGTTATTTACGGCAAGCGTGAACAGCTAAAACAGCTTTCGAAGATGGAAATGGAGTAAAATACCGCAGATAAAAGGTTTTTATCATTAATAGGGCTTGGCCTCGTTTGAAGCTAAGCTCTTTTGCGCATATTTACATTAAATGCAGAGCAGATAATTATAGATACCATATTTACTTTTACCCATGGTTCAATAAAAAAACAAAAAGGAACCCGCCTAAGGCACGGTTCAATAGGGAAACTTATTGAACCATACCCCAAACCGATACGGAAGGTGAACAAACGAGGCGTTTCATACGAAGCGCCTCGTTTGCATCCCAATATATTTGCTTAATTCTTAACTCTGTTTTCCCAAGCAGGTTGCGCAGCGCCTCAAGGAGAGTGTATCTCCACATTTGCCGCCGGAATCCAGACGCCTTCTGTTTCAATGGCAAAGGTATAATAGTCGCCTGTTGAGCTGTCTGTCAAAAGTCGGATTGACGCGCCGCCCAAATCGTAGTCATCCGGCACGGTTATACCGCTTGCGGCGCTTATGGCCGCGCCCCCGTCTGCCGTCAGCTTGATTTGCGAAGCTCCGGAGAATGCGGCGTCTCCGTCAATCCAAAGCCCTTGCCCGGCTGCAATGGTCACATTGGAAGCATCGACCGCAAATCCGCCAAGAATTCCTGCCGGGCCGTCACAATTCATGCCCAAAACGCTGTTTTGGATTTCTATGCCAATCGACCCCAACATGAATCCGCCGCCGTCTGAGGCAATGGCAACATCGGAATACACGAAGCGGCACACGGACTGCTCCCCTTCGCCCACATCCGCGCTCAGCGCGTATATTGAACCCATATCGATGCCTTCGCCTCCTGCCGCGTCTATTGCCAAATCCAGGGTATCAAATGTCAGGCTGTTCGAGGCGTAAATCGCCTTACCTCCTGAAGTGCCGATACGCAGCGAGTCTTCGGTTTTGTCCGTACCGGCAAATCGGGTGGGACGCTCAATGCGCATGACATTCTGAGCTTCATCTGACGACAATGTAATTTCGAAAGCGCAGTTCCCCACAATGTTGACGGTCAACGGACTGCCGCTTTCCCCAATATTTATGCTGTCAAAATATTTTTTGCTGAACGAGATGTTCAGATTATCGAAGGTAACGGAGTTTGTCGCGCCGTCAATGTTCACGTATACGTTGCTGCCTGTTCCGCTGAAGGTCAGCCCGTCTCCCGTAATCGTAAGGACGGGAACGGTAGTTCCGTCAAACGTTTCGACCATTTCGTAGGTATAGCCGGAGATGCTGCCCACGCTGATATCCTCGGTTACTTCGCCGTTTGTTACGGTAATTCCGCTCTCCGGCAGCGTCGCACCTTTTGGAACGGAACGGTAGTTTGCCGTATATGTGCGGTTGCCGGTAACGGTGTCTCCCTCAGTCAGCGTCGGGAACCAGCCTGTAAACTCATACCGGAAGTATTCGTTCTCCGCTTTGGTCGGATCATCGGGAGGAACGATTACATCGCCGTAATGATAGGTCTGTGTTATGGTAGTCGAGCCGCCCGCAAAGGAACCGCTGCCGGCGTCAAAGGTGATGGTGTACTCGTTTTCGACCTGTCTGTACTTCGCGGTAATGGTCATGTCCTGTGTGAATGTCTTCGGGAAAGCTTCCGACCAGCCGTCGAACTCATAATGATAGTTGGAATTGCCCGATGGAGGTATGGGGTCGCTTATGCTTTCCGAAATATTCGTATCCTCTCCGTATTTGCCGGTAAAGGTTTTTGTATTGGTGCCGTCGGAGAACTTTCCGTTTCCGGCGCTGACCGTTACGG from Peptococcaceae bacterium includes:
- a CDS encoding type II toxin-antitoxin system RelB/DinJ family antitoxin, giving the protein MAAKTANVLARVEPEIKEKAEAIMSKLGIPASVVINMLYKQIVMTKSIPFSLSLPAAPMARDEMDADTFNTIMQNGLDEAKADHSRPVSEVFADLRRGL
- a CDS encoding type II toxin-antitoxin system VapC family toxin, whose product is MKYMLDTNICVYLIKKKPENVLMNLHSNMGDGVAISAITLAELINGVEASAYPGKNALALNQFLSIVDILPFDDEAAAEYGKICATLRRQGTPIGVMDMLIAAHAKAKGLIIVTNNGREFERIEGLGLENWVSA
- the vapB gene encoding type II toxin-antitoxin system VapB family antitoxin; protein product: METAKLFVNGQSQAVRLPKEYRFSGNEVYIQKVGNTVMLFPKERAWETFLNGLNSFTDDFLADGRNQGVQAPRETL
- a CDS encoding type II toxin-antitoxin system RelE/ParE family toxin — translated: MADNTYTVKITTQAEEQLQEIVDYVASELKAPKAALRLLNEMERSISSLSQFPQRVALTEEEPWRTCGVRKMPVKNFLIFFWIDEENSKVQVTAVIYGKREQLKQLSKMEME